The following proteins are co-located in the Deinococcus aerophilus genome:
- a CDS encoding IS630 family transposase has protein sequence MLEALVRRRQTPRGLATRARIILLSADHPELTLTEIGAKVGLCDDTVSVWRRRFNQHGVQGLGDAPKSGAPRSILDQDVEQVVRLTLDTLPKDATHWTTRSMARASGMTQSAVYRIWQAFGLRPHLTSSFQLSKDPLLIEKVRDIVGLYLAPPDRALVLCVEEKPQIQALERGSATFPLRPGQEERTGHTYVRHGTTTLMAALDAKVGSVIGKCYPRHRALEFKDFLQEIDQRVPEELAVHVILDNYITHKTKTVQDWLVAHPRFAFHFTPTSGSLPDGLTQSMRKRPR, from the coding sequence TTGCTCGAAGCGCTGGTCCGACGCCGCCAGACCCCGAGGGGTCTGGCCACCCGCGCCCGGATCATCCTGCTCAGTGCAGATCACCCGGAACTCACCCTGACCGAGATCGGGGCGAAGGTAGGACTGTGTGACGACACGGTCAGTGTCTGGCGACGACGCTTCAACCAGCACGGAGTCCAGGGACTGGGCGACGCGCCCAAAAGTGGCGCGCCGCGGTCCATCCTGGATCAAGACGTGGAACAGGTCGTGCGCCTCACCCTGGACACCTTGCCCAAGGACGCGACCCACTGGACGACCCGGAGCATGGCCAGGGCGAGTGGAATGACGCAGAGTGCGGTGTACCGGATCTGGCAGGCCTTTGGCTTACGGCCCCATCTGACTTCGTCCTTCCAGTTGTCCAAGGATCCACTGCTGATCGAAAAGGTGCGAGATATCGTCGGCCTCTATCTCGCACCACCTGACCGTGCTCTGGTGTTGTGCGTGGAGGAGAAGCCACAGATCCAGGCGCTGGAACGTGGCTCGGCCACGTTCCCCCTGCGGCCGGGACAGGAAGAACGCACCGGCCACACCTATGTCCGGCATGGCACCACCACCCTGATGGCGGCTCTGGACGCCAAGGTCGGCTCGGTTATTGGCAAGTGCTACCCCCGCCACCGGGCGCTGGAGTTCAAAGATTTTCTCCAGGAAATTGATCAGCGAGTTCCTGAGGAACTCGCGGTCCACGTCATTCTCGATAACTACATCACCCACAAGACCAAGACCGTGCAGGACTGGCTGGTGGCGCATCCCCGCTTTGCCTTTCACTTCACGCCGACCAGTGGGTCATTGCCTGACGGCCTGACACAAAGTATGAGAAAGCGTCCCCGGTAG
- a CDS encoding O-antigen ligase family protein, translating into MTLSATRERPFGFMESALALLLVTYLIKGLPALAFLPDLTVIAAGVTALAVAYTIWRQLAVPRSWGPLLTFFALWLPGLLIHTWGPLTAQKSLFFYTLTLLSALAPTVLIQSHASLSRLLNAMALLGAVVTVVAGIEFVTSRGALYRLDVEGTNTIAVGRGVGMALLWVLVMAVYRRWRALPTALLVLPLAGLLLSSGSRGPLIGALLGAIVLLAPRVMRRGNGRLAVAFALVAGGVALAVPYLPSASVERVAQFFTAGASGELDSSASARGELWAAAWDAGLVNPLGVGVGRYSEVTNVIVPPSSTPLTYPHNLWLEVWAEAGWLPGLLLLALTLWAVRNTWVARRDGTETSALLLLMLLFWAMCHAVSSDVNGAKPLFALIAISISSWMVSRRHQAAIDAKDGEPMYA; encoded by the coding sequence ATGACCTTATCAGCAACACGCGAACGCCCGTTCGGATTTATGGAGAGTGCGCTCGCGCTGTTGCTCGTAACTTACCTCATTAAGGGCCTCCCCGCACTGGCCTTTTTGCCCGATCTGACCGTGATCGCGGCGGGCGTGACCGCGTTGGCCGTGGCGTACACCATCTGGCGACAGCTTGCCGTGCCGCGATCCTGGGGGCCGCTGCTGACTTTTTTTGCCCTGTGGCTCCCCGGCCTGCTCATTCACACCTGGGGACCGCTGACCGCTCAGAAATCGCTCTTTTTCTACACCTTGACCCTCCTCTCGGCTCTTGCCCCTACCGTGCTGATCCAGTCGCACGCCTCGCTGAGCCGCCTGCTAAACGCAATGGCTCTGCTCGGTGCTGTGGTAACCGTAGTCGCTGGAATTGAATTTGTGACGAGTCGAGGTGCCCTCTACCGCCTAGACGTGGAGGGCACGAACACCATCGCCGTGGGCCGGGGCGTCGGGATGGCCCTGCTGTGGGTGCTGGTGATGGCGGTTTACCGCCGCTGGCGTGCGCTGCCCACCGCCCTGCTGGTGTTGCCGCTGGCGGGCCTGCTGCTGTCCAGTGGTTCTCGCGGCCCGCTGATCGGCGCGCTGCTGGGGGCGATTGTGCTCCTGGCCCCCAGGGTGATGCGCCGGGGGAATGGGCGTCTGGCGGTGGCGTTCGCGCTCGTGGCGGGCGGCGTGGCCCTGGCCGTGCCGTATTTGCCCAGCGCCAGCGTGGAGCGCGTTGCTCAATTTTTCACCGCTGGCGCGAGCGGGGAGCTTGATTCCAGCGCCTCGGCACGCGGAGAACTGTGGGCCGCAGCTTGGGATGCGGGGCTCGTTAACCCCCTCGGCGTGGGCGTGGGCCGCTACTCGGAGGTCACCAACGTCATCGTCCCTCCCTCCTCCACACCCCTCACCTATCCTCACAACCTGTGGCTGGAGGTGTGGGCGGAGGCGGGATGGCTGCCTGGACTGCTGCTGCTGGCCCTGACGCTCTGGGCGGTGCGGAATACCTGGGTGGCGCGGCGGGATGGCACGGAAACCTCAGCGCTGCTGCTGCTGATGTTGTTGTTTTGGGCCATGTGCCATGCAGTTAGCAGCGATGTCAACGGGGCGAAACCACTGTTCGCGCTTATTGCAATCAGCATCAGCAGTTGGATGGTGAGTCGGCGGCATCAGGCGGCGATAGATGCAAAGGATGGCGAACCGATGTACGCCTGA